A region of Kribbella sp. NBC_01245 DNA encodes the following proteins:
- a CDS encoding carbohydrate ABC transporter permease: MTTSGVAHRVTRTGILLALMLFAIVPLLSMFTTALAAPGSTPQGLTWPSDPHWHNFVDAWSAANFLALFGSSTLIVLGVVPATVAMATAAGYALAQLHVPFGKAIYGLLLVGLTLPFEALITPLYYNLQSMGLLGTRLAIVLPLIGLLMPFGVFWMRAHFLGAEPALTEAAKVDGANAWQTFRRIHLPLATSAWSALAVLFFLASWNQYLLPLVLVDDPTKRTVAGGLGAFQGQYGTDIVLLCAGSLLIILPSLVIFLIFQRNFVKALMQGALK; this comes from the coding sequence ATGACGACGTCCGGGGTCGCCCACCGCGTCACGCGCACCGGCATCCTGCTCGCGCTGATGCTGTTCGCGATCGTGCCGCTGCTGAGTATGTTCACCACGGCGCTCGCGGCGCCGGGCAGCACGCCCCAGGGGCTCACCTGGCCGAGCGACCCGCACTGGCACAACTTCGTGGACGCGTGGAGCGCGGCGAACTTCCTTGCCCTGTTCGGTTCGAGCACGCTCATCGTGCTGGGCGTCGTCCCGGCCACGGTCGCCATGGCCACCGCCGCGGGCTACGCCCTCGCCCAGCTGCACGTGCCCTTCGGCAAGGCGATCTACGGTCTTCTGCTCGTCGGGCTCACCCTGCCGTTCGAGGCACTCATCACCCCGCTGTACTACAACCTCCAAAGCATGGGACTGCTCGGGACGCGGCTGGCGATCGTCCTGCCGCTCATCGGACTGCTCATGCCCTTCGGCGTCTTCTGGATGCGCGCGCACTTCCTCGGCGCCGAGCCGGCGCTCACCGAAGCCGCGAAGGTCGACGGCGCCAACGCCTGGCAGACATTCCGCCGCATCCACCTGCCACTCGCCACCTCCGCGTGGTCCGCGCTGGCCGTGCTCTTCTTCCTCGCCAGCTGGAACCAGTACCTCCTGCCCCTCGTCCTCGTCGACGACCCGACGAAGCGAACCGTGGCCGGCGGGCTGGGCGCCTTCCAGGGCCAGTACGGCACCGACATCGTGCTGCTCTGCGCCGGATCGCTGCTGATCATCCTGCCCTCGTTGGTGATCTTCCTGATCTTCCAGCGCAACTTCGTCAAGGCGCTGATGCAAGGAGCCTTGAAGTGA
- a CDS encoding ABC transporter substrate-binding protein, whose amino-acid sequence MLALASLGLTVAACSDDATSSGEVVITCAACQQSPTDPFLQYNYEAAQRFNQQFAGTYRIEVQQNQNAGSSPDRLQYYQRLALADDLPDLFQLNSGEIKSLQTTNKLRNFSGDLNADPAWKDTFLPSVFDALSGDDRQIWAIPQQRDAIGMFYNTKLFASAGYAAFPATWAAFEQAAAKLKARGTTALAADGDWATMLIWVNLIGTQPGGKDFLTGELDSGDYSGNAQAVKASETLRAWHNKGWVNSDAFSGDFQDAAAAYLSQSAASVANGPWFVKTTLKSKSAPADLYHDTAYTTAPGWADGERGVIVVTGAGWVSGTQADGDKAKAVTEFAKFISSPAESLKQAQATGANPPVKVETSAIANAGLEPLSTGLAKTVATTKYTYPHVRVYGPAGFGNAWKNLWPAYVKGEIDTHKFLSRLGTDATKQAGAK is encoded by the coding sequence ATGCTCGCACTAGCGAGCCTGGGGCTGACAGTCGCCGCGTGCAGCGACGACGCCACGAGCAGCGGTGAAGTTGTCATCACATGCGCAGCGTGCCAGCAAAGCCCCACCGATCCGTTCCTTCAGTACAACTACGAGGCAGCCCAGCGCTTCAACCAGCAGTTCGCCGGCACGTACCGCATCGAGGTGCAACAGAACCAGAACGCCGGATCCAGTCCAGACCGGCTGCAGTACTACCAGCGGCTCGCCCTTGCCGACGACCTGCCCGACCTGTTCCAGCTCAACAGCGGCGAGATCAAGTCGCTCCAGACGACGAACAAGCTACGGAACTTCTCCGGCGACCTCAACGCCGATCCCGCCTGGAAGGACACCTTCCTCCCGTCGGTCTTCGACGCACTCAGCGGCGACGACAGGCAGATCTGGGCCATCCCCCAGCAACGCGACGCCATCGGCATGTTCTACAACACCAAGCTCTTCGCCTCAGCAGGCTACGCCGCGTTCCCTGCCACGTGGGCTGCCTTCGAGCAGGCCGCGGCGAAACTCAAAGCCCGCGGCACGACAGCGCTGGCCGCCGACGGTGACTGGGCGACCATGCTGATATGGGTCAACCTGATCGGCACCCAGCCCGGAGGCAAGGACTTCCTCACCGGCGAACTGGACTCCGGTGACTACTCGGGCAACGCCCAAGCGGTCAAGGCCAGCGAGACGCTTCGCGCCTGGCACAACAAGGGCTGGGTCAACTCCGATGCCTTCTCCGGCGACTTCCAAGACGCTGCCGCGGCGTACCTTTCACAGTCGGCAGCATCCGTTGCCAACGGCCCCTGGTTCGTCAAGACGACCCTCAAGTCCAAGTCCGCGCCGGCAGACCTCTACCACGACACCGCCTACACCACCGCGCCCGGGTGGGCCGACGGCGAGCGTGGAGTCATCGTCGTCACAGGTGCAGGCTGGGTCAGCGGAACTCAAGCCGATGGCGATAAGGCCAAAGCGGTGACCGAGTTCGCCAAGTTCATCTCAAGCCCGGCCGAGTCGCTGAAACAAGCCCAGGCCACCGGCGCGAACCCACCCGTCAAGGTCGAAACATCCGCCATCGCCAACGCCGGTCTCGAGCCGCTGTCCACCGGCCTGGCCAAGACAGTTGCCACCACCAAATACACCTACCCCCACGTACGGGTCTACGGCCCCGCCGGTTTCGGCAACGCCTGGAAAAACCTGTGGCCCGCCTACGTAAAGGGCGAGATCGACACCCACAAGTTCCTCAGCCGCCTCGGCACCGACGCCACCAAGCAGGCCGGCGCCAAGTGA
- the fdhA gene encoding formaldehyde dehydrogenase, glutathione-independent, which yields MPGNRAVIYKGPGDVAVESIDYPTLELKDGPGVNPANVGRQVPHGAILKVVASNICGSDQHMVRGRTTAPPGLALGHEITGEVAEVGRDVEFIKAGDLVSVPFNIACGRCTNCKEGKTGVCLNVNPDRPGSAYGYVDMGGWVGGQAEYVLVPYADWNLLKFPDKDQALAKIRDLAMLSDIFPTGYHGAVTAGVGPGSTVYIAGAGPVGLAAATSAFLLGAAVVIVADLQSERLEQARSFGCETVDVSQGEPREQVEQILGVPEVDAAIDAVGFEAHGHGTDARAERPATVLNTVMDVTRAGGAVGIPGLYVTGDPGATDDAAKIGSLSIRLGLGWAKSLSFMTGQCPVMRYNRQLMQAILHDRTQIAKNVNATVIPLDGAPTGYAEFDKGAARKYVLDPHGLIK from the coding sequence GTGCCAGGCAACAGGGCAGTGATTTACAAGGGCCCAGGCGACGTGGCGGTCGAGTCGATCGACTACCCGACCCTGGAACTCAAGGACGGCCCAGGCGTCAACCCCGCCAACGTGGGTCGCCAGGTCCCCCACGGGGCAATCCTCAAAGTAGTCGCCAGCAACATCTGCGGCAGCGACCAGCACATGGTCCGCGGCCGGACGACGGCACCTCCGGGACTCGCTCTCGGCCACGAGATCACCGGCGAGGTCGCCGAGGTCGGCCGGGACGTCGAGTTCATCAAGGCCGGCGACCTGGTCTCCGTCCCGTTCAACATCGCCTGCGGGCGATGCACCAACTGCAAGGAGGGCAAGACCGGCGTCTGCCTGAACGTGAACCCCGATCGGCCGGGATCGGCGTACGGCTATGTCGACATGGGCGGCTGGGTCGGCGGCCAGGCGGAGTACGTGCTGGTGCCGTACGCCGACTGGAACCTGCTGAAGTTCCCCGACAAGGACCAGGCGCTCGCGAAGATCCGCGACCTGGCGATGCTGTCGGACATCTTCCCCACCGGGTACCACGGCGCCGTCACCGCCGGCGTCGGGCCCGGTTCGACCGTGTACATCGCCGGAGCCGGACCGGTCGGGCTGGCCGCGGCCACGTCGGCGTTCCTGCTCGGCGCGGCGGTCGTCATCGTGGCCGACCTCCAGTCGGAGCGGCTGGAACAGGCACGCAGTTTCGGCTGCGAGACGGTCGATGTATCACAGGGCGAACCGAGGGAACAGGTCGAACAGATCCTCGGCGTGCCGGAAGTCGACGCCGCCATCGACGCGGTCGGCTTCGAGGCACACGGCCACGGCACCGATGCCCGGGCCGAACGTCCCGCGACAGTGCTCAACACGGTCATGGACGTCACCCGGGCCGGTGGCGCGGTCGGCATCCCGGGGCTGTATGTCACCGGCGATCCCGGCGCAACCGACGATGCGGCGAAGATCGGCTCACTGTCGATCCGGCTGGGCCTCGGCTGGGCGAAGTCGTTGTCGTTCATGACTGGGCAATGCCCGGTCATGCGCTACAACCGTCAACTGATGCAGGCGATCCTGCACGACCGTACGCAGATCGCGAAGAACGTGAACGCCACGGTCATCCCGCTGGACGGCGCACCCACCGGGTACGCCGAATTCGACAAAGGCGCGGCGCGCAAGTACGTGCTCGACCCGCACGGACTGATCAAGTAA
- a CDS encoding carbohydrate ABC transporter permease produces MVASRVPPGMARPVAVSIAPGAILFTVFFLAPFAVLIGSSFASWGGLDFTFTGWDNYQTMVQDPVFWKAVRNTLFYSAVSIVIQVPFGVVVGIILSQKLPGWRTFRTVIFVPFVISGAAYALVYAAFYNSRYGLLNQTLSVVGAGGKDWLYDTSTARSAVAATFAFIIGFTVILVMAEIASIPRELYEAAETDGASLLQQHLRITLPLLRNVIGTCILVRLLGDIGMFDVVFILTSGGPNDSTVTLALYAYRAYLDGAWGYANAVGTTILLIGLILIVTVRRAFRIGERAL; encoded by the coding sequence GTGGTCGCGTCCCGCGTCCCGCCCGGCATGGCCAGACCAGTCGCAGTGTCGATTGCGCCCGGAGCCATACTTTTCACGGTCTTCTTCCTGGCACCGTTCGCCGTTTTGATCGGGAGCTCTTTCGCCAGCTGGGGCGGCCTCGACTTCACCTTCACCGGGTGGGACAACTATCAGACCATGGTCCAGGACCCGGTGTTCTGGAAAGCCGTCCGCAACACCTTGTTCTACAGTGCAGTCAGCATAGTCATCCAGGTGCCGTTCGGCGTCGTCGTCGGCATCATCCTCAGCCAGAAGCTGCCCGGCTGGCGCACCTTCCGCACCGTCATCTTCGTGCCCTTCGTGATCTCCGGCGCTGCCTACGCATTGGTCTACGCCGCCTTCTACAACTCCCGCTACGGACTGCTCAACCAGACACTTTCAGTGGTCGGCGCCGGCGGGAAAGACTGGCTCTACGACACCAGCACCGCGCGGTCGGCGGTCGCCGCGACCTTCGCGTTCATCATTGGCTTCACTGTCATCCTCGTCATGGCCGAGATCGCCTCCATCCCGCGCGAGCTCTACGAGGCGGCCGAGACCGACGGCGCCAGCCTGCTGCAACAGCATCTACGGATCACCCTTCCGCTGTTGCGCAACGTGATCGGCACCTGCATCCTGGTCCGGCTACTCGGTGACATTGGAATGTTCGACGTCGTGTTCATCCTCACCTCCGGCGGCCCGAACGACTCCACCGTCACCCTCGCGCTCTACGCCTACCGCGCCTACCTCGACGGCGCCTGGGGCTATGCCAACGCCGTCGGCACCACAATCCTGCTTATCGGGCTGATCCTCATCGTGACCGTCCGCCGGGCCTTCCGCATAGGGGAGAGAGCCCTGTGA
- a CDS encoding Tn3 family transposase has translation MTIWPTALARVSRWRRRSNGESSQLLITPSSAQPLHCHRIGDPGSVVLRTLATNAIVTWTTEYYGLSIAALRRAGRHIDDEVLAHIWPSHYENVNFYGTHSVDVDGELAKLDADGYRPLRAPTHHVDLEGDSHAEHR, from the coding sequence ATGACGATCTGGCCGACGGCACTAGCGAGGGTGAGCCGTTGGCGGCGCAGATCGAACGGCGAGTCCTCCCAGTTGCTGATCACTCCTTCGTCGGCGCAGCCGCTGCACTGCCACCGGATCGGCGACCCGGGCTCGGTCGTGCTGCGGACCCTGGCCACCAACGCGATCGTCACCTGGACCACCGAGTACTACGGACTGTCGATCGCCGCACTACGCCGCGCCGGTCGGCACATCGACGACGAAGTGCTGGCCCACATCTGGCCCAGCCACTACGAGAACGTCAACTTCTACGGCACCCACTCGGTCGACGTCGACGGCGAGCTGGCCAAGCTCGACGCCGACGGCTACCGGCCGCTGCGTGCCCCGACCCATCACGTCGACCTCGAAGGAGACAGCCATGCCGAACACCGGTAA
- a CDS encoding alpha/beta hydrolase — protein MSAAFRRESPVIRDGDTPPRPHEQVQAFLDSSGSSPDPWSADIATVRADAREKVLAVTGEPSSVASVEPIDADGVPGRLYRPTGAEREVLVWAHGGGWMHGDLDTADGVARALANRAACAVLSIDYRLAPEHPFPAGFDDAWTAITWARRNFGSVAVGGDSSGGNLAAAAALKARDEGVELAAQLLVYPVLDSTEGTDYKVAFQQRYARFAGRPGFGSNSYRRLKHIWETYVPDPAARKASYASPLHAESVGGVAPAAIITAEHDFLRGEAEDYARRLKTAGVPVELDEYAGQIHGFFEMFTVMTDAHHAVGVAGDAVRRAFQSSHPIQPSKEFSCDR, from the coding sequence ATGAGCGCAGCGTTCCGGCGGGAATCCCCGGTCATCCGCGATGGGGACACTCCGCCACGGCCGCACGAGCAGGTCCAGGCATTCCTGGACAGCTCAGGCTCATCGCCCGACCCGTGGAGCGCCGACATCGCGACCGTGCGGGCGGACGCGCGCGAGAAGGTCCTGGCAGTGACCGGCGAGCCCTCGTCGGTGGCCTCCGTCGAGCCGATCGATGCGGACGGCGTGCCGGGCCGGCTCTACCGGCCCACCGGCGCGGAACGAGAGGTGCTGGTCTGGGCTCACGGCGGCGGCTGGATGCACGGCGACCTCGACACCGCCGACGGTGTCGCCCGCGCTCTGGCGAACCGGGCCGCCTGCGCGGTCTTGTCGATCGACTACCGGCTCGCGCCCGAACATCCCTTCCCGGCCGGCTTCGACGACGCTTGGACCGCCATAACGTGGGCACGGCGCAACTTCGGCAGCGTGGCCGTCGGTGGCGACAGCTCGGGCGGCAATCTAGCCGCGGCGGCGGCGCTCAAGGCGCGCGATGAAGGCGTCGAGCTGGCGGCCCAGCTGCTCGTCTACCCGGTGCTCGACAGCACCGAGGGCACCGACTACAAGGTCGCGTTCCAGCAGCGATATGCGCGCTTCGCGGGCCGGCCAGGCTTCGGCTCGAACAGCTACCGGCGGCTCAAGCACATCTGGGAGACCTACGTTCCCGACCCAGCGGCCCGCAAGGCGTCGTACGCGTCCCCGCTCCACGCCGAATCTGTGGGCGGCGTCGCGCCCGCGGCGATCATCACTGCCGAACACGACTTCCTCCGCGGCGAGGCCGAGGACTACGCGCGGCGCCTGAAGACGGCCGGCGTACCGGTCGAGCTGGACGAGTACGCAGGCCAGATCCATGGCTTCTTCGAGATGTTCACCGTCATGACCGACGCGCATCACGCCGTCGGCGTGGCCGGCGACGCCGTCCGCCGCGCCTTCCAGTCCAGCCACCCCATCCAGCCTTCGAAGGAGTTCTCATGCGATCGCTGA
- a CDS encoding carbohydrate ABC transporter permease → MLSSFKTADQFTSGSGFWPSPFTDSGYIDAFTQVRLHEYVANTLLYAVGGTTGALTVALLAAYPLARYRFRGSGSITAAFSLALAVPLVGLATPEFFIMRELGLFNSRPGMVIFYAALMFPLSFVVLRSFLASLPPELEEAAHVDGAGYFAILRTIVLPLSRPALATVAVVSFVLIWNEFFFANLLTVSQRNQNVQLALAGFKSQFGSNVTGSLAGATLVMIVPVILFLLLQRQVIAGLTAGATK, encoded by the coding sequence GTGTTGTCGTCCTTCAAAACAGCGGATCAGTTCACCTCCGGGTCCGGATTCTGGCCGAGCCCCTTCACCGATTCTGGCTACATCGACGCGTTCACCCAGGTACGCCTCCACGAGTACGTCGCCAATACCCTGCTCTACGCGGTCGGAGGCACCACCGGCGCACTCACCGTGGCCCTACTGGCCGCATATCCGCTGGCTCGCTATCGCTTCCGCGGCAGCGGAAGTATCACCGCCGCGTTCAGCCTGGCCCTTGCCGTCCCGTTGGTCGGCTTGGCCACCCCAGAGTTCTTCATCATGCGCGAGCTCGGCCTGTTCAACTCCCGACCCGGCATGGTGATCTTCTACGCGGCGCTGATGTTTCCACTGTCGTTCGTGGTACTGCGATCATTCCTGGCAAGCCTGCCACCCGAACTCGAAGAAGCAGCCCACGTCGATGGAGCCGGATACTTCGCCATCCTGCGAACCATCGTGCTGCCCCTGTCACGACCCGCGTTGGCGACCGTCGCCGTCGTGTCGTTCGTCCTGATCTGGAACGAATTCTTCTTCGCCAACCTGCTCACCGTCTCCCAACGGAACCAGAACGTCCAACTCGCGCTCGCCGGCTTCAAATCCCAATTCGGCAGCAACGTCACCGGCTCCCTGGCCGGCGCAACCCTCGTCATGATCGTCCCGGTCATCCTGTTCTTGCTCCTGCAACGACAAGTCATCGCAGGACTAACCGCCGGTGCAACCAAATGA
- a CDS encoding ABC transporter substrate-binding protein yields MRSLTQYRGTVPVAAVAAAAALLLAACAPGGNSEAGPMPSRPVATGVGSEPVTLKLLVTSGVDVPYFTALGKLFHARYGNVTVKVESQDYAALTTNIAHILAGSNVPDLVRVPQFGNLIKNHLLTNLDPYATAYGWDKWPQSQFATTRVGPDGKQRGTGSLYAAGPGFGLTGVYYNKTLAQRIGMTRPPATVAEFEQLLAKAKDAGLQPIMINGKDGGSVYPLQNLVMSYADEAQAVQDWNYAKPGASIDNAATVKAATTLQRWGQAGYLPADVNSIDQTRAPAEFAKGNGVFFPSGNWQAPGLDKAGAGQFGFFLFPPGDAGGPSYAMTAAANLGIPAKSPHADVAAAFLDFVQTNPEARQDTVTLGGLVPAGPSGAPAPTAPEGSAVAATISAFQDLLKSNGLVGFMADATASIHVNSLIPQTQLLLAGKTTPEAYAAKVQSDYKRDLGQ; encoded by the coding sequence ATGCGATCGCTGACCCAGTACCGCGGAACCGTCCCGGTGGCCGCCGTAGCCGCGGCCGCTGCACTGCTCCTCGCCGCCTGTGCACCCGGCGGGAACTCCGAAGCAGGTCCGATGCCGTCCAGGCCGGTGGCCACCGGAGTCGGCAGCGAGCCCGTCACGCTGAAGCTGCTCGTCACCAGCGGCGTCGACGTGCCGTACTTCACCGCCCTCGGCAAGCTGTTCCACGCCAGGTACGGCAACGTTACGGTCAAGGTGGAGAGCCAGGACTACGCCGCCCTGACCACGAACATCGCGCACATCCTCGCAGGGAGCAACGTGCCCGACCTCGTTCGCGTGCCGCAGTTCGGCAACCTGATCAAGAACCACCTGCTGACCAACCTGGATCCGTACGCCACGGCATACGGATGGGACAAGTGGCCGCAGTCGCAGTTCGCCACCACCCGGGTCGGGCCCGACGGCAAGCAGCGCGGCACGGGATCGCTCTACGCTGCCGGCCCCGGGTTCGGCCTGACCGGGGTCTACTACAACAAGACGCTCGCGCAGCGGATCGGCATGACACGGCCGCCGGCGACCGTCGCCGAGTTCGAGCAGTTGCTCGCCAAGGCGAAGGACGCCGGGCTGCAGCCGATCATGATCAACGGCAAGGACGGCGGCAGCGTCTATCCACTCCAGAATCTGGTGATGTCCTACGCCGACGAGGCACAAGCCGTCCAGGACTGGAACTACGCCAAGCCCGGCGCGAGTATCGACAACGCGGCGACGGTGAAGGCCGCCACGACGCTGCAGCGCTGGGGACAAGCGGGATACCTGCCGGCCGACGTGAACAGCATCGACCAGACCCGGGCACCAGCCGAGTTCGCCAAGGGCAACGGCGTGTTCTTCCCGAGCGGCAACTGGCAGGCGCCAGGACTGGACAAGGCCGGAGCCGGCCAGTTCGGGTTCTTCCTCTTCCCGCCCGGCGACGCCGGTGGGCCGTCGTACGCGATGACCGCCGCCGCCAACCTGGGAATCCCGGCGAAGTCGCCCCATGCCGACGTCGCGGCCGCGTTCCTGGACTTCGTGCAGACCAACCCGGAGGCGCGGCAGGACACAGTGACCCTCGGCGGCCTCGTGCCCGCGGGCCCGTCGGGCGCCCCCGCTCCGACCGCGCCAGAGGGGTCGGCAGTCGCCGCCACCATCAGCGCGTTCCAGGACCTGCTGAAGAGCAACGGGCTGGTCGGCTTCATGGCTGATGCGACGGCTTCGATCCACGTCAACAGCCTCATCCCGCAAACGCAGCTGCTGCTGGCCGGCAAGACGACGCCCGAGGCGTACGCGGCCAAGGTGCAGTCCGACTACAAGCGCGACCTCGGGCAATGA
- a CDS encoding recombinase family protein yields MAIPHNHPAGLDLGYARVSTTEQSLERQLDALSAAGIPVERIYTDKKTGTTIDRRGLTEALGYARAGDTIVVHTLDRLGRNLREVLNLVHDLAGRGIGVRSLADPLPINTTDDGMGRIAFLLLALFAEMERTFTAERAAHARAVAEAKNRRVGRPIAHPADKVEYARLLKAKGHSLGQITAKTGTPKTSLHRYLAAAATGDRAR; encoded by the coding sequence ATGGCCATCCCTCACAACCACCCGGCCGGACTCGACCTCGGCTACGCCCGAGTCTCCACCACCGAACAAAGCCTCGAACGGCAACTCGACGCACTCTCCGCCGCAGGCATCCCGGTCGAGCGGATCTACACCGACAAGAAGACCGGCACCACCATCGACCGCCGCGGCCTGACCGAGGCCCTCGGCTACGCCCGCGCCGGCGACACCATCGTGGTGCACACCCTGGACCGGCTCGGCCGCAACCTGCGCGAAGTCCTCAACCTCGTCCACGACCTCGCCGGACGAGGCATCGGCGTCCGGTCGCTGGCCGATCCGCTACCGATCAACACCACCGACGACGGCATGGGCCGGATCGCGTTCCTGCTGCTGGCGCTGTTCGCCGAGATGGAACGCACCTTCACCGCCGAACGCGCCGCCCACGCCCGCGCCGTCGCCGAAGCCAAGAACCGGCGCGTCGGCCGCCCGATCGCCCACCCCGCCGACAAGGTCGAATACGCCCGCCTCCTCAAAGCCAAAGGCCACAGCCTCGGGCAGATCACCGCCAAGACCGGCACCCCCAAGACGTCGCTGCACCGCTACCTCGCGGCCGCGGCGACCGGGGACCGTGCCCGGTGA
- a CDS encoding carbohydrate ABC transporter permease → MTAPSSASAATQPVVPRRNARRARHWSALLWVAPGFGMYAVFVLYPMLQSVQYSFYDWDGIGPATPAGLDNWKAIFTQPELLHSVEHAFILVVFYTILPVGLGLIAASFIRELRPGAFSTTARVVLFIPQVLPLVAAGIAWTWMYSSDGLVNQVLRAVGLDQHTRAWLGDFTFALPAVGVIGVWVMLGFCTVLLLAGIGKIDPALYEAARLDGAGRISEFFAVTLPGLRRELVVCTTFTIIAALASFDVIQIATQGGPGYQTMVPGVEIYRLTFLQQHVGQASALAVFLAALVLVVIWPIQRLGREK, encoded by the coding sequence ATGACGGCCCCATCGAGCGCGTCAGCAGCAACGCAACCCGTCGTACCGCGCCGAAACGCACGGCGGGCACGGCACTGGAGCGCGCTGCTCTGGGTTGCGCCGGGGTTCGGCATGTACGCCGTGTTCGTGCTGTATCCGATGCTCCAGTCCGTTCAGTACTCGTTCTACGACTGGGACGGCATCGGCCCGGCGACGCCGGCCGGGCTGGACAACTGGAAGGCGATCTTCACCCAGCCCGAGCTGCTGCACTCCGTGGAGCACGCATTCATCCTCGTCGTCTTCTACACCATCCTGCCGGTCGGCCTCGGGCTCATCGCCGCCTCATTCATCCGCGAACTCCGGCCTGGCGCGTTCAGCACCACCGCCCGGGTAGTGCTGTTCATCCCGCAGGTGCTGCCACTGGTCGCGGCCGGCATCGCATGGACCTGGATGTACTCCTCGGACGGTCTGGTCAACCAGGTCCTGCGCGCGGTCGGCCTCGATCAGCACACTCGGGCGTGGCTCGGTGACTTCACGTTCGCTCTGCCCGCGGTCGGTGTGATCGGGGTCTGGGTCATGCTCGGCTTCTGCACGGTGCTGCTGCTCGCGGGCATCGGCAAGATCGATCCGGCGCTGTACGAGGCGGCCCGGCTGGACGGCGCCGGGCGGATCAGCGAGTTCTTCGCCGTGACGCTGCCCGGGCTGCGCCGGGAACTCGTCGTCTGCACGACGTTCACGATCATCGCCGCGCTGGCGAGCTTCGACGTCATCCAGATCGCGACGCAGGGCGGCCCCGGCTACCAGACGATGGTGCCCGGCGTGGAGATCTACCGGCTGACGTTCCTGCAGCAGCACGTCGGCCAGGCCTCGGCGCTCGCGGTGTTCCTGGCCGCCCTCGTGCTGGTGGTCATCTGGCCGATCCAGCGTCTAGGGAGGGAGAAATGA
- a CDS encoding SET domain-containing protein, whose translation MADEEEGVELRRTTDGKGDGVVATHPFAAGETVMVGFLVGPLTGNDAHATQMGPGRWARHGGLGPKVNHSCDPNCGIRLNDGHAFDIVARQPIRAGQELTFDYAMRNYTIDHFPAACLCGAARCRGTVTGWKDLPAARKADYGELVAPYLRTIDDQTQQPANG comes from the coding sequence GTGGCTGACGAGGAGGAGGGCGTCGAGTTACGCCGCACGACCGACGGGAAAGGCGACGGGGTTGTGGCCACCCACCCGTTCGCGGCCGGCGAGACCGTCATGGTCGGCTTCCTGGTCGGGCCGCTGACGGGCAACGACGCGCACGCGACGCAGATGGGTCCCGGCCGCTGGGCCCGCCACGGCGGCCTCGGACCGAAGGTCAACCACTCCTGCGACCCCAACTGCGGTATCCGCCTCAACGACGGGCACGCCTTCGACATCGTCGCCCGCCAGCCGATCCGCGCCGGGCAGGAACTGACGTTCGACTACGCCATGCGCAACTACACGATCGACCACTTCCCGGCCGCGTGCCTGTGCGGTGCCGCGCGCTGCCGCGGCACAGTCACCGGCTGGAAGGACCTGCCCGCCGCACGCAAGGCCGACTACGGCGAACTTGTCGCGCCCTACCTACGCACGATCGACGACCAGACCCAGCAACCCGCCAACGGCTGA
- a CDS encoding TetR/AcrR family transcriptional regulator, producing the protein MPATQKPKTSSAKGLETRERIVDVAVRFIARNGARGTSLADIAAEAGVSQTGLLYHFGSKEALLNAVLDRHLAFTEEWLWGDGPDPGVKIVDIIARHMASWPSQHDDKVYSLLGMNTVVLGENVSPDTDLHPRLVEGYRTTIDRVTETLRSAQQRGEMRDDVDPQLKAMEIIAFCYGLEAAWLVNPTIPVADAAAQWAAQQTTQMTTS; encoded by the coding sequence GTGCCCGCTACCCAGAAGCCCAAGACCTCGTCGGCCAAGGGCCTCGAGACGCGGGAGCGCATCGTCGACGTCGCCGTGCGATTCATCGCCCGCAATGGGGCGCGCGGCACGAGCCTCGCCGACATCGCGGCCGAGGCGGGCGTGTCACAGACCGGGTTGCTGTACCACTTCGGCAGCAAGGAGGCACTGCTCAACGCCGTCCTGGACCGCCACCTGGCCTTCACCGAGGAGTGGCTGTGGGGCGACGGACCCGACCCCGGCGTCAAGATCGTGGACATCATCGCCAGGCACATGGCCAGCTGGCCGAGCCAGCACGACGACAAGGTGTACAGCCTGCTCGGCATGAACACCGTCGTGCTCGGGGAGAACGTCAGCCCCGATACCGACCTCCACCCGCGCCTGGTCGAGGGCTACCGGACGACGATCGACCGCGTGACGGAGACCCTGCGGTCCGCACAACAACGCGGCGAGATGCGCGACGACGTCGACCCGCAGCTCAAGGCGATGGAGATCATCGCGTTCTGCTACGGCCTGGAGGCCGCGTGGTTGGTGAACCCGACGATCCCGGTCGCCGACGCAGCCGCCCAGTGGGCAGCGCAGCAGACCACGCAGATGACGACGTCCTGA